In Ignavibacteriales bacterium, the sequence GATAGCGATAATTATACCCATCGTTTATTTGCTTCAGTATTTGACAACTTCTTAATCACTTTATAGGATGTACAATGAACACCTTACGTAATCTTTTTGTCAATACCTCGAAGACGACACGCCGCAATTATCTTATTGCGATGATGATCTTCTTCGTTGCCGCGTATGCCTTCATGCCATACACCGGTTACACTCAGAGCACCGAACAAACGGTTGCCCAAGAGTCATTTCGCCCATTTGCTCTTTTCAGCGATGCGCGTTTTAAACCCATTGAAGTCTATGGACTACTTGCAGTGCTCTGCGTTGCCATTGCCGGTTTGCTCTATGCTCTCTTGCTGGTCAAGCAAGTGCGTAAAGCCGACCAGGGCACAAAGAAAATGCAAGAAATTGCAGCCGCTGTGCGTGAAGGCTCGAACGCCTATCTCGCAGCGCAGTTTAAAAAGATCGGACCATTGATCATTATTATCACTTTGTTCCTTTATTTCACGTACACAGGAACGATCGATGTCTTCCGTTGGGGACGTTCAGGCGCGTTCCTCGTAGGTTCCATCTTTAGCTTCCTCGTTGGTTTTGTCGGTATGCGCCTTGCCACACAGGGAAACCTTCGTGTTGCAGCAGCTGCAAAACGCAGTTATGGCGAAGCGCTTCAACTTGGGTACCGCACAGGAACTATCACCGGTATGCTCACGGATGGCTTGGGTCTGCTCGGCGGAACCTTGATCTTCATGATGTTCGGTGAACACGCATACGAAGCTCTTTTAGGATTTGGTTTTGGTGGAACACTGATCGCATTGTTTATGCGCGTTGGCGGCGGTATCTACACAAAAGCCGCAGACGTTGGTGCCGACCTTGTCGGTAAAATCGAAAAAGATATTCCGGAAGATGATCCGCGCAACGCAGCCACGATTGCCGATAACGTCGGTGATAACGTCGGCGATTGCGCTGGTATGGCAGCAGATATTTTCGAGAGTTATGAAGTCACCATCGTTGCTGCAATGATTCTTGGTATGGCAAGCTTCGGACACAAGGGCGTTATTTTCCCGCTGCTCGTTCGCGGTATCGGCGTTCTTGGTTCCATCATCAGCACGTACACGGTGAAAGCCGGTGCCGATGATACTTCAGATACAGCTTTAAAAAGCGTCCATCGCGGATTCTGGATCGGTTCTATTATCAGTATTGTTGGATTCGTTGCACTCGGATTTGGCTATCTCTATTTTGATCCAGCATACCTCGCAAGCAACCCAACAGCCGTTGCAGGATTCTTTCATGCTGATGGAACGGCAATCTCTCTTCCCTGGATTGCAAATTTTGGTATTCCCTATCTTGATTTACGTCCTGCGATCACCTGCATGATTGGTATTTTCCTTGCCGTTGCATTGAATAAAGTCACAAGTTATTACACGCATACAAGCCATACACCGGTAAAAGGTCTTGCAAAAGCTTGCACTACAGGACATGCAACAAACATTATTCAGGGAATTGCGCTCGGCTATGAAAGCACCGTTGCGGCAATCGTTGTTATTGCCGTTGCAATTTTCCTCTCCGTGTTGGTCTATGCAGGCACTCCTCCTCTCTTCATCGCCTACGGCGTTGCCATGACCGGTATCGGCATGTTAACATTGACAGGCAACACCATTTCGATGGACGTGTTTGGACCAGTGGCAGATAATGCAAATGGTATCGGCGAAATGGGTTACGAAAAAGATGAGATGGAAAAAGAAAAACCGGGCAGCTACAAACGCGCCCGACAAATTCTTGCCGATCTCGATGCCGTCGGTAACACGACGAAAGCTGAAACCAAAGGTATTGCAATTGGTTCTGCGGTTATCGCGGCGGTCTCGTTGTTTGCAAGTTTCATCGCCGTCATTGCAGTCGGCAGCGAAGATAAAATTAACCTGATGCAGATTTCACAATATTTCGAAGAAGCCGGTAAGATTACTGTTGCCAATCCGACAGTGTTTATCGGATTCATGCTGGGCGGCGCAGTGCCGTTCCTCTTCAGCGGAATGCTTATTCGTGCCGTCGGCCGTGCCGCTTTCTGGATTGTCAAAGAATGCCGCATTCAATTCCACGATCCTGAAATTTGGAAAGGTACGAAGAAACCAGATTACGGCCGCGTTGTTAATATCTGTACTCAAACTGCACAGAAAGAACTCATTGGACCGGGTCTCCTCGCCATCATGACGCCGATTCTTGTCGGATTCATCCTTGGACCATACGCGCTCGGTGGATTCCTTGCCGGTACGATCCTTGTCGGTCAACTGCTTGCTGTGTTTATGGCAAACGCTGGCGGCGCATGGGATAATGCTAAGAAAATGATCGAAGACGGATTGTACGGCGGTAAAGGTTCAGAAGCGCACAAAGCCGCTGTTACCGGCGATACCGTTGGCGATCCGTTAAAAGATACAGCAGGACCTGCGATTAACCCGTTGATCAAGGTTATGAATATGGTCAGCTTGCTCACGCTCGGATTGGTGTTGAAATTCAACATTACGAAAGCGAATATTGGCGGAACTGATCTGTTGACCGGTATCGTTGTTGCGGTTATTGCAGCGGCAGCCATTGGCTGGGCAATTTATGAAAGCAAAAAAGAAACCGATGATCTCGATACTGAAGAAACAAAATAACTCACTCTTCAGCCTTGCGAAGAGTTAATATCCTTCGCAAGGTTTTAAATTAAAAGCCCAATTGAGCAATCAATTGGGCTTTTTTGTTTTTCCCCACCGCACTTATGAACCGAAGGTTCGTAGACCTCTGGCTTACAAATTTATTCTACACCTCGAACAGCCATGCAAAATGTACCCGCACCTTCCCGCTGGTTGGCAGGCTTATTCTTTTATTTGGTTTGCGTAGAGCCGGAAATTCCAAATAAGTCATATGGTTGCTTACTAAAATTATCATTGAAGAATAAGGCAACAAGGAAAATGTATGCAGCAAGTCCAACAATAATAAACAACTGAATCTTGGAGGTTTTTTGAATGTCGTGTTTTGCTTTTACATCACATACTTCACCGGGGCAGTATTGAACTTTATCTTTAAAAAACATTGGATAAAATTTACATCCCAAACAAATACCAAACGCTGATTCAAAGAATAAAAATATCAGGCAGATGAGACAGATAATACCTGTTATCGGGCTATAGGAATTTACGAGCACCATAAAAACGAACATGAGTGCCGATAACACCACGCCAATGATCCATGCAAACTTTTTTTGTCGAGCCCCGACATATTCCGGGACTTGATTCCCAACAATCAAACGCCCAATGATTAACGAAGGAGAAAATTTAGGATTAACAAAAACACGTATTATAAAATCTGTAAGGAAGATGGTGATAACATACTTTATCATTATAAAATCCTGTTTAAAGATAATGAGCATTAAAGACATAAAGACAAATAAAAAATATATTCCTGCTGATGCCCTTATTTCTCGTTCATTTAAAACAGGAATGTTATATCCTTCTACATCTTCTCCAAATTTTATAATGTTATTCATTTTATACTCCTTTTTTTGTTTCTAATGTATTACGCATTAATATCCGGGCTAGTTGCATCAAAGTGTTGAATATTTTAAATGTTTATAGCGGGGAACGCTTCGTTAGGGGCGCAACAGATTCAATCGATAATTGTTACGTTTTGTCGATCAGCGTATTTTTCCACCGAACATAGGTTAAACCGAATAGTACGAATACAAGCCACAATACTATTATTCCCATAGTAACTTTATATCCAATATTGGGAATTAGTCGAGGAAGCAACATCCAAAAGACAAAAAAGGCTGCGAACACCAAACCGAAATAAATCCATAACGTTGGAGTAAAGCCTACTATTCGAAGAAGTGCTCCACAGTTACGACATTTAAGATAACCCTTGATAGCTTGTGGAATACTGACACCGCGCCTGCGCAAAGAACAGAATTGGAATAAACTTATTGCTTGTTGACCACAGGATGGACATTGCATAATGCCTCCAAGTTGTGATTATAGTTTTTATTATTGCTGGCTCATGTGTGGGTGCTCCGACCGTCCCGCTGTTTTGTGGCAGGAAACGCCTCGTTTAACGTTACGAATGAAAATTAATGAGAAATAATCATCCTCATTTGTTTTTCTCGTCTGCAATCACCCATCCAATAGAGCGCCAAGAAAAATAATTCACTAAAATACTCCAACAGAAAAGCCATAGTATCATGACGGGCCAGATGATGCTAAACGCAATAGCCGCTGCAATCATAGCATAATAGAGTGGGAAGCTTATCGCTAAAAGAAGAACCAACATAATCAGAAGGTAGAGGTACACGCGAGGACTTCGTTTTAGTTTAGTATCACAGCTTCCACAGTTTGAAACTTTGTATGGTTCTGCTTCGCGTATGAATCGACCATAAGGCATAACTGGCTTTCCACATTGAGGACAAATGTTTCCTTTCATTGCGATAACTCCTTGATATGTTTGTTTGTTGTGTGCCTGTCCGCCATATCCGGGGTTGTCCAAAAAGAAAGAAAATGTCACCCCGAACTCCTGCCTGCCGACTTGTCCGCTGAAACGAAGTGCAAGCGGAAGTGCATCGGCACGCAGGCAAGTGTTTCGGGGTCTAATTCTTTACAAAAAACAGATGCTGAAACGAGTTCAGCATGACAACTCCGGACTTTTTAGTCAGCCACGAAACCGCGAAGAAGTCGGGTGAGATTACTGCTTCTATAGTTCATTCAGTACACTTTCAATATTGACTGCCTTCTTCTTGACCTTCCTTATAGCCACGGTATTTTTACCTTATTGCAGTATTCATTCCAGGTGGTACCAAAAATCTTTGACAATATCTCTTCTTCTTCAGGTGAAAATATTCTAGATCCAATATATACGATAATTCCAATCAAGACTCCTAACCATGTGTTCAATAGAAAACCAATCCATGGCAGCACAAGGAAAGCCGCATTTGTATATAATGGGTGCTTCACTAAAGAGTAAGGTCCATTTGTTATCAGTTCTTTTCGGGGTACTTTTATTAATATCAAAACTACCGACCATATCCAAATAGTAATTCCAGGAATTAAAATAATTATTGAAATCACTTGTAAAACAATTGATGGACCACCCACACTGAATAAAGATGGAATCATGATATTGAGAATAAAACCAATTATCATAAAAGGCATTGTGAGCAATCCAATTTTTTTTCCGCTTCCTACAAGTACTTTCAATTTCATATTCTTTCCTTCCCTTCCTCGTTAGGAATTGCTGCCGTTAACTGCGTCCGGCTCTTTTCTGACCGCAGGAGGATAATGGCAAGTACTACGACCCAGAGCAGGAAAATGCCGATGTTGATCCGCTCCCAAACTCCGATGAATGGTGTGGGCTGATTTGTGGAGATGCCCGGCGCATCCAAAAAAGTCAGGATGCCAAAGATAAGAAGGATGACGAAAGTCGCGATGGAATAGAGACGGAACCGCTTTCCGAATGCCGCTGCTGTGAAACCAAGCGCGGCTAGATAGAGAATCTCGGTCACCACTCCCAGTGTGATATGCATGGTATCGCTGACTGTGCTTCCACCCGCTGCCAGCGTTTCACGAAGGTGCATCGGAGCAAACGGCCAAAAGACACCGAGGGCGCCATAGGCAACTAACAATTTTCCTGCAGTGCACAAAGCGTGATTTTGACCAGCCGATTTCCACACTCCCCACGCGAAAGCAGTCACAAGCAAGGTGTAGAGAATGCCCAGCCACACCCATATTGGCGATGTCGGAGCGTTAACCGCAGAAAGCTCGCTGATCGTTTGAGAGGCACAATTATAGGCTGGCCATTGCATCGGCACAACAACGTTCATCGCAACATAAAGCAGTGAAGAGAGGATACCACAAATGAGCAGGGCTTTTGGCATCGTCGCGTATTGGGAAGGAATCAGCGGAATGGCCGCCAAGCCACCCACATAGACAGGCAGACCCCACATGAGGTGTAACCAGTGCAGTTCCTGCAAAATGGCGATTTCAACAGCGAACCAGATGGCCAGCCCGCCCAAAGCGAGACCCGCCATAACCCAGTCAGCTCGGCTTTTGCGAAAGGCTGCGACAAAGGCAGCTGCATTTAGGATACCCAATCCAATGAGGATGATACCGGGGATCAGAAAATCACGGAAGACGCCATGCATGATGCCGACTGGCATGTCCATATATCGGCCGTCTGGTGCCGCGACGAGAAGGCTGCCACCCAACAAGGCGCCTATCGCCTCGTAACCAAGAACGCCGAGCAGGGTAATCCGCTGCCATCTCAGCTGGTCAAACATTCTCCGTGCTTGCATTTCTTTTCTATCGTGTTCAATTGTTGTTAGTTCCATATTCTTGTTCCGAAATAGTGGTTTAACTTTGTACGGTTTTCTAGAAAACAACGCGCAATACCATTGCGGGCAAGCAGCCAGCGGGGAGTGCCTGGTTAGCGGTCATCGCTGATTTCGTATTGAAGAATCTTTTCTAACACAAATTCGGACAAAGCTTGCTCGATATTTTTACTTTCCCGGCTAAATCGTTCAGCAACACTCTTGTGGTTAAACATACCGTCCGCTACGAGAACTGGAGTCGCTTTGCGGTGAGGCTTAGACTCGCCATCGTCCACTCGATGATGAGTATAAGATGATTTTCGTTTCCATGTTAAGGCATGCTCATCATCTTCCTTATTATAGCAAAGCTGAAATCCCGAGATTTCATTCTTGTCGTCGTACCAGACTATGAGGTCGAAGAATTCATCAGCAAACCATCGTCGTCTTGGTTCACCTTGAATTTGAGTGACATTGTTTAATTCTTTGAGCATAGTATTTTTTTAGATGACCGCCTAACCCGCCACTAAACATGGCGGGCAGGCAGTCAGCGGTCTAATAATGTAATTAATTTCCTAATTCACAAAACCTATACCCGCCATGCGTTCTGGCTTGTTCGCCAAAGCACGAAGTGCGCCCGCCTGCCAAAGAACCTGTTCGGCGGGCAGGTCGGCGAGCGGGGAACCGCCTGGTGAGGGTGTAACAGACAAATAACTATTTTTCCTTTTCTTTATCTTCTTTGACAATTTCCAGTACGGAAAACTTCCACATCCCATAAACAAACAATGAAAAGACCATTATGACAAGTACAATCCAATAAATTGCAACTGCACCCATGCCAAATACCTGGCGAAGATGATTCGAAAACAATATTATGAGAGCCATTACAACCACCATTGCAACCAATAGATACCACATTTGCTTGCTATACTTTTTATTTCGCAAGAGTGTTCCGCATTGTTGGCACCTCAATTGTCCTTTGAGTGATTGTACAAATGATACACCTTGCAAGGAAAAAGAGTTTCGCATCCATGTGGATGCCATCTTACCACACGAGGGACATATCATAGATCCTCCTTTGTTTAATCATTAAACGTTGTGCCCTAACAGCCAGCGGCCTAAAATTTAATCCCGCATAGTCCGTCCCGACACCGTTGGGACAAGACCGCGATGAAGTCGGGCGTTCTAGCGGGGAGCGCATGGTGAGGTTGCCTGTTTATGTTAATGAACACTTCCATTTCACCATCGCCATTGTTAATTGGCTAGAGAGTCTAGCAAAATCGCTTCCAATGAGCATTGCATCCAGAGCCTCTTGCTGCTTCCCTTGTGTTGCAAGTTCTAACAAACGGGCAGCTTCGATATGAAAATTTGCATGCAATTGTTGGATGGTGGGCCAGTAAGACGAACTCTTTTCATCTAAAGATAATGAATATAGCCATTTACCAAATTCGCATTGGTTATCGATTTTTAATTTGTCAACGATGAAATCACTATTCCCTGTTTCTATTGCCCGCCGAAGACGTTGTTTCCATTTACCATGAGCACCAATAGCATTTTTAATTTCTTCTGGATGTAACATACGTTCCTTTAAAGAATGTACTATGCTATTAAGATAAGCATCGAGTCAGGCAACCTAACAGGCGGAGCCCTGTAACTGTAATCCCGTCCGTCATCGTCGGGCGGGATTACTCCTTCTATAGATCATTCACTTCACTACTGCTGTAACGCTTTTATTTGGCTCCCAATACTTGCGCTGCTTTTTCGACATCCATGGCATCAACCCAAATGATCGAGCCATATTTTCCGCTCACTGCAATCGCGATTAATGCTTTCATGCTTACATTGGCTTGCGCCAGTGCTTCAAGACTTTTCAGGAGAACGCCTGTTTTGTCCACACCTGTAATGAAAATTCCCGTTCCTTCTTCTGCAAACACACCCGAAGCTTTCCATGCATTGCGTAATTTATCCGGATCTTTTGCGATCGCGTAGAGATCTGCGGCTCCTTCGCTTTTCCCAGAACCCCAAAGACTTTTCAATGCAATATTTTTTGATTTCAAATCTTTCATGATACCGAGTACCGTACCGGGTTGATCCTTAATATTCGCTTTCAGGATTGTAACACGTTGAGGTTTTGCCATTGTATTTCTCCTTTCAAGTTTGTTGATGATAGAGCGATTGTATGTAAAGAATCATATTCGAAGAGTTTACCCCGCTGCTTTCGCACATTGTTCTTTTCGCATAGTATAATTTGTATTGCTCTATAAGAATTTGTTTCGCGCTTCGCACGATACATTTTTAATCCTCCGTCTGGGGAGCGCCTAGTTAAGACGCAGCTTCTGAAAATGAATGAAGCAATTTATTACCCACCAGTCCCAATGTGAGAAAAGGCTATAGATACCCAGATTGTTAATCCTATTGCGATTGTAGCCACTCCAAGAGAGATATAGAAAAATGGAGTCTTCTCATCAGAAGATATTTTCTCTATGTCACCTAATGGGATAGATCCTTCAAATCTCGTGAATTTGGATTCCTTACGGTGATATTTCTTGGCATATCCGCTGACAGCTTGAACACTATTTGTGTCTGGAGAGACACTGTATGATCCACCTTCGAAATAGTATCGAGAGCTATCCTTTGTAATAACAACGATATTCTCCTCAGCGGATTTCTTCAGGGACGAAGGATCATGCAAGACCTCCCGAAAACATCCGATGAAGCTCATTGCAAGTACTAGAATGAAAAACAAATTCACTTCGCCTTTCATTTTCAATATCCCTTTAAAATGTCTGCGCCCAAACTGATAGGCTCCCGATAAATCGGGATACACCGCTGGTTTCACGTTTTGTGCCTGCCCGGAGTCTGCCTTTTAATAGAGGCTGGCGTCCCGCTGTTTTCCAATCGGGATTGCATGGAGCGCTTGATGAAACCGCGAATAATTGTTGTGTAAAAATATCAAGCGCTCAACTATTGATATTTCTTAAAGTTGTATTGGTTTGCTATTTTCGCTCTTTCTTCAGGAGAAAGCGCGGTGAAATACTTCTTCCAACCTGGGCAAAAGTTGATATGCCAACGCCAGAATCGACCAGCAATGGATTTTGGATTGTTATCATGCTTTGCTCTTAAATTGCAGTCATTACATTTACTTTCAGTCATGGATGCTCCCAATTGGATAATAGTATTTTATTTTATTCGCGGCCTAACGGACAGGCGCTCTACCTATCATGCGTTTTGGCGGTGAGCGCTTGGTTAGGCGGCCGATCATAAATCATTGTTCAACATGCGCGATTGCAAGCACGTGACCATCCAAGTCAAGAGAATAACCTACACGATGTCCCCAATCTCGCAGTTGTGGTGGACTAAGCTCTGTTGCACCTGCAGCAAGCGCTCGTGAATGCACTTCATCCACATCCGAAACAATTAAGTAAAGTTCGGCTCGTGCATCATGCGATGAAGCAGTTGATTTAGGTAATGCCGATCCAAGGAGCCTGACGATGCCGGCTTCTGGCATAAGCCCAAGTACACTCGTCGCTGAAAGTGAGAACTCGGTCATTCCTGGTACATTCAAATCGGGCTGCTGATTCAAAACTTTAGAATAAAAAGCAGTCGCGCGGGCTTGATCAAACACATAAAATATAAAATGGCTCTTCATAAGGGTTGAAAATAATTAATACAATTGTATGTTTAAGCCGCCCGATGGGCGCTAAGTGGCAAGGCCGCCGCATCCTTTCGTGAAAGAAATATTTTGAGGTGTAACATTATTTATTTCATCAGAACAAGTTTTTTTGTTTGAGAAAATTCATTCGTTTGCAGATGATAGAAATAAACTCCGCTCGGTAAATCTTTTGCATCGAACTCCAATTTGTAGGCACCGTTTGTTTTATCTTCATCGACAAGCGTTCTCAACTCTCTGCCGAGCATATCAACGATCATCATTTTTACGTGTGATTGTTTTGGCAGACGATATTCGATAGTTGTTTTCGGATTGAACGGATTGGGATAATTTTGAGAAAGCTCATACGTTGCAGGATTTATACTTTCTCGTACAGTTACTGGATTTAATAACGATAAATCGAGACTCCATAAACATCCATTCTTACTTATTAGAAGCTTCTCACCGCTCATGCCATACCAATTGACAATACCAAGTGTATCAAGTCCAATACTTATATCCCTCCAATATTCCCCATGATCTTCTGACAAATAGATCCTGTTATTCGTAAGCCCCGCGAATAGTAAATTGTTTACAGAGTACATACCAAGTATGTTATGATTATTAAAAGGTAATCCGGTATTTTTAATCTGAAACGTCGCTCCCGCATCGCTTGAACGGTAAATTTTATCCCAGCAATCGGTAAACATGTACTTATCTGTATAAGCAAGAGAAAATGCACTTATATACATCGGATAGACATCGAAATCATGACATAAATTCCATGTTTGGCCTAAATCAAGAGAATACCATAAGCCATCCATTGCGGCGGCAAAAAACTTATCACGATAATCCATGTAATTGTAAAAACGGTGCGGCCCTAGATAAACCCATGTTAATCCATTATCTGTAGAGCGAAAAACTCCTCCGCCTGCCATGGTTGTAAAGACGTACGAGCCTTTAGCGAATATCGACATCATCGACAAAGCTTTTCCCTCCGGTGACGGCCCAAGCGCCTTCCATGTTCTTCCCGTATCTTGCGAAACATATACACCGGCGTTTGTAGAAGCAAATAAAAAATTGTCATTCTTGCTGAACATACCAGGTGTTATAAGTATGTCCTCATGATCTGGAATCTTTATTTTATCTATAATATAAAACATCCAGCTTATTCCGGAATCAGTTGAACGGTATATCCCGCTGTCTGAAGTAACTATAATTACATTTTCGAAAGAAAGGAAACGGCTGCTGATGTTCATTCCGGTATTGAGAAGTTTTTCCCAACCTGCCATGGACCTATATGGAAAAAGCAAGGAAAACAGAGTTAAAAGAAATAGTAATCGATTTTTCATAGCACCTTATTTTTGGTATGGACATTCGTACTGATTGATAACTTTATTTTAGCATTTGGTAAAGCACCACGCCTGCCTTGCCGGCAGGCAGGCTCATTCGACTTGCCCAACGGAGTCGGGGTCAGCTGTTGAACGTTTTAAGTGATGCCCCGCTGCTTTTCAGCGGGACGCGCCTGGTTTGGCGCCACACATGCTAAAACAAGTTGGAAATTCTTTTCTCCAACATAAAATCCGCGAACTGATTAAGAAACACAGGCCGAATATGTTTCACTGCAACTTGTGAATCAACGTACATATAGAATTGATATTTGCCAGTTGAATGTTGCTGAGAATACTTAGCAACTTCCATATTCCTAAACAGCCAGACGGAGTTTGAAGATAAATCAACAAAAGCGATAAGGTCGGCTGGAGAATCATCTGCCAACCACCAACCAAGTGCAAGCTTCCCTTTTCCGCCAGCCTTCTTGGGCTTTTCATTCGTCTTGACTTGAATTGTCAACGCATGATTGGTTCTTGACGAATAGGCAATTATATCAATTCCATAATCCGTCGTCATTGGAGCGGATTCGATTCCATGGAGCAAGAGTTTATATTGAACTAATAATTCTCCACTTCGACCGATTTGTTGCTTATTCATTTGAGCCTTTCTCGCGTTCCGCTGTTTTGTATCGGGATAGTGGGGAGCGCCTGGTTAGGTGCAAGCACTAATCATATATCTATTTTAAATGAAGAATACTCTTTGAAAGAATATTAAATAGGATTGTACCATCATATCCAATAGATAATGTATCATCGAGAATTTCTTGATTTACGGTGTTAAGAATAGAGAAAGAATCTGTTGTGTCTGAATGGAACACATCTTTCAATTGCTCCAGAACATAAGTTGCAATTCCGAAAAAGTAATCGGAATTGCCAATAGGAAATACTCGAAAACTGTAGCCACCAATTTCGGCTTCAAACAAAGTATCCGTCCATTTTTCTATATCAGCAAAAACAGAATAATAGGATCGTAGAAAAGAATTGAATTTGAATTCTATGCGATATCCATGCGATTCATTATCTTCGGGATCAATTATTGTAACAAGAAATGGAGATGACGATAAATCCGAATAAACAACTGTTCTTGTCGATGGCGGGACACCATTGATTGCGACAACTTGCGATACTTGGTCAATTGCATGTTGGAGTTCTGATGTGTTTACTCCGCTTGAATACCCTTTTGCTTCAAACACATGTGAGTTCTTATTAGAATCAAAACCGATAAGGTCGGGTTCTCTTGCAGTTTTTTTGGACGCATAGAGTTGAAATTTAGTCGGAACTTGACCTAGCGAAGTTCCCAAAACAACACCAGAGATGTCTTTTAGATGAATCAACCAAGGAATTTTCATTAGAATTTCAGAACACGCTTTTGTCAAACCCATTCCAAGATGATAAGAGACTGTCGT encodes:
- a CDS encoding sodium-translocating pyrophosphatase; protein product: MNTLRNLFVNTSKTTRRNYLIAMMIFFVAAYAFMPYTGYTQSTEQTVAQESFRPFALFSDARFKPIEVYGLLAVLCVAIAGLLYALLLVKQVRKADQGTKKMQEIAAAVREGSNAYLAAQFKKIGPLIIIITLFLYFTYTGTIDVFRWGRSGAFLVGSIFSFLVGFVGMRLATQGNLRVAAAAKRSYGEALQLGYRTGTITGMLTDGLGLLGGTLIFMMFGEHAYEALLGFGFGGTLIALFMRVGGGIYTKAADVGADLVGKIEKDIPEDDPRNAATIADNVGDNVGDCAGMAADIFESYEVTIVAAMILGMASFGHKGVIFPLLVRGIGVLGSIISTYTVKAGADDTSDTALKSVHRGFWIGSIISIVGFVALGFGYLYFDPAYLASNPTAVAGFFHADGTAISLPWIANFGIPYLDLRPAITCMIGIFLAVALNKVTSYYTHTSHTPVKGLAKACTTGHATNIIQGIALGYESTVAAIVVIAVAIFLSVLVYAGTPPLFIAYGVAMTGIGMLTLTGNTISMDVFGPVADNANGIGEMGYEKDEMEKEKPGSYKRARQILADLDAVGNTTKAETKGIAIGSAVIAAVSLFASFIAVIAVGSEDKINLMQISQYFEEAGKITVANPTVFIGFMLGGAVPFLFSGMLIRAVGRAAFWIVKECRIQFHDPEIWKGTKKPDYGRVVNICTQTAQKELIGPGLLAIMTPILVGFILGPYALGGFLAGTILVGQLLAVFMANAGGAWDNAKKMIEDGLYGGKGSEAHKAAVTGDTVGDPLKDTAGPAINPLIKVMNMVSLLTLGLVLKFNITKANIGGTDLLTGIVVAVIAAAAIGWAIYESKKETDDLDTEETK
- a CDS encoding DUF4395 domain-containing protein; the protein is MNNIIKFGEDVEGYNIPVLNEREIRASAGIYFLFVFMSLMLIIFKQDFIMIKYVITIFLTDFIIRVFVNPKFSPSLIIGRLIVGNQVPEYVGARQKKFAWIIGVVLSALMFVFMVLVNSYSPITGIICLICLIFLFFESAFGICLGCKFYPMFFKDKVQYCPGEVCDVKAKHDIQKTSKIQLFIIVGLAAYIFLVALFFNDNFSKQPYDLFGISGSTQTK
- a CDS encoding DUF998 domain-containing protein, whose translation is MELTTIEHDRKEMQARRMFDQLRWQRITLLGVLGYEAIGALLGGSLLVAAPDGRYMDMPVGIMHGVFRDFLIPGIILIGLGILNAAAFVAAFRKSRADWVMAGLALGGLAIWFAVEIAILQELHWLHLMWGLPVYVGGLAAIPLIPSQYATMPKALLICGILSSLLYVAMNVVVPMQWPAYNCASQTISELSAVNAPTSPIWVWLGILYTLLVTAFAWGVWKSAGQNHALCTAGKLLVAYGALGVFWPFAPMHLRETLAAGGSTVSDTMHITLGVVTEILYLAALGFTAAAFGKRFRLYSIATFVILLIFGILTFLDAPGISTNQPTPFIGVWERINIGIFLLWVVVLAIILLRSEKSRTQLTAAIPNEEGKERI
- a CDS encoding CZB domain-containing protein; its protein translation is MLHPEEIKNAIGAHGKWKQRLRRAIETGNSDFIVDKLKIDNQCEFGKWLYSLSLDEKSSSYWPTIQQLHANFHIEAARLLELATQGKQQEALDAMLIGSDFARLSSQLTMAMVKWKCSLT
- a CDS encoding VOC family protein, with the translated sequence MKSHFIFYVFDQARATAFYSKVLNQQPDLNVPGMTEFSLSATSVLGLMPEAGIVRLLGSALPKSTASSHDARAELYLIVSDVDEVHSRALAAGATELSPPQLRDWGHRVGYSLDLDGHVLAIAHVEQ
- a CDS encoding T9SS type A sorting domain-containing protein, translated to MKNRLLFLLTLFSLLFPYRSMAGWEKLLNTGMNISSRFLSFENVIIVTSDSGIYRSTDSGISWMFYIIDKIKIPDHEDILITPGMFSKNDNFLFASTNAGVYVSQDTGRTWKALGPSPEGKALSMMSIFAKGSYVFTTMAGGGVFRSTDNGLTWVYLGPHRFYNYMDYRDKFFAAAMDGLWYSLDLGQTWNLCHDFDVYPMYISAFSLAYTDKYMFTDCWDKIYRSSDAGATFQIKNTGLPFNNHNILGMYSVNNLLFAGLTNNRIYLSEDHGEYWRDISIGLDTLGIVNWYGMSGEKLLISKNGCLWSLDLSLLNPVTVRESINPATYELSQNYPNPFNPKTTIEYRLPKQSHVKMMIVDMLGRELRTLVDEDKTNGAYKLEFDAKDLPSGVYFYHLQTNEFSQTKKLVLMK